One genomic segment of Pseudonocardia sp. T1-2H includes these proteins:
- a CDS encoding acyl-CoA dehydrogenase family protein produces MSALMSDYLLDRPGTSDEARALRADLVGRAREIVPVLARNAARTEQDRRVVEENISLIDDAGLFRIMKPKRFGGYETDFRTKLEVSRELARGCGSTAWASTLMNVCAWFGGLFPDRAQRDVWGRTRAAGSRACWPRPRRRCGLTAATA; encoded by the coding sequence ATGTCAGCGCTGATGTCCGACTACCTGCTCGACCGCCCCGGCACCTCCGACGAGGCCCGCGCGCTGCGCGCGGACCTGGTGGGCCGGGCCCGTGAGATCGTCCCCGTCCTGGCGCGCAACGCCGCGAGGACCGAACAGGACCGCCGCGTCGTCGAGGAGAACATCTCCCTGATCGACGACGCCGGCCTCTTCCGGATCATGAAGCCGAAGCGGTTCGGTGGCTATGAAACCGACTTCCGTACGAAGTTGGAGGTTTCCCGGGAGCTGGCCCGCGGCTGCGGGTCGACCGCGTGGGCCTCCACCCTGATGAACGTGTGCGCGTGGTTCGGGGGACTGTTTCCGGACCGGGCTCAGCGCGACGTGTGGGGGAGAACCCGGGCTGCCGGATCGCGGGCGTGCTGGCCCCGTCCGCGGAGGCGGTGCGGGTTGACGGCGGCTACCGCGTGA
- a CDS encoding GntR family transcriptional regulator: MPLEDRRGMRSVAERKASAVDLVLHEIRRSILNGDLPPGRPFTVPALTEQLGVSHVPVREALRQLEAQGLVVLSPSRSAIVTSLDPDDLRAIYRLRLTVEPELAALSARDRTDADIDDLARLVREAFDKVPSEDFWEPHREFHAALIRPAASEWDLRLLRPLWDASERYTRLVFDPVGEPESFAAHRGHVHEELVDAARSRDPERVRAQVREHLGSNRQTMLDRMSRIGGFGEQTWAARGESA, translated from the coding sequence GTGCCGCTCGAGGATCGCCGCGGGATGCGGTCCGTGGCCGAACGCAAGGCCTCGGCCGTCGATCTCGTGCTGCACGAGATCCGCCGCTCCATCCTGAACGGCGACCTCCCGCCGGGCCGGCCGTTCACCGTGCCCGCGCTGACCGAACAGCTCGGGGTCAGCCACGTGCCGGTCCGCGAGGCGCTGCGCCAGCTCGAGGCCCAGGGTCTGGTCGTGCTCAGCCCGTCGCGCAGCGCGATCGTCACCTCGCTCGATCCCGACGATCTGCGCGCGATCTACCGGCTGCGGCTGACGGTCGAGCCCGAGCTCGCCGCCCTCTCCGCCCGTGACCGCACCGACGCCGACATCGACGACCTCGCCCGGCTGGTCCGCGAGGCCTTCGACAAGGTGCCGTCCGAGGACTTCTGGGAGCCACACCGCGAGTTCCACGCCGCGCTGATCCGCCCGGCGGCCAGCGAGTGGGACCTCCGGCTGCTGCGCCCGCTCTGGGACGCCTCCGAGCGCTACACCCGGCTGGTGTTCGACCCGGTCGGCGAGCCGGAGAGCTTCGCCGCCCATCGCGGGCACGTGCACGAGGAACTGGTCGACGCCGCGCGTTCTCGAGACCCGGAGCGTGTCCGGGCGCAGGTGCGCGAGCATCTCGGCTCCAACCGTCAGACCATGCTCGACCGGATGAGCCGCATCGGCGGCTTCGGCGAGCAGACCTGGGCCGCGCGCGGCGAGTCCGCCTGA
- a CDS encoding acyl-CoA dehydrogenase family protein — MLAPSAEAVRVDGGYRVTGSWGWASGCLHSQWAVVGFPVPDERGEVVDQGLALVPMLDLSIEDTWFVAGMRGTGSNTLVAQDVFVPEHRVISVPAAIGGRYGTEHTDEALYRSAFIPVAALVLAGPQLGLAQAALELVLEKAPKRSISYTFYDVQTEAPTVQLAVAKAAALVDSAHLHAYRAAADIDQAAADGVYPDYAARARVRMDTGWAIEQAREAVRVLVSAHGASSFAESSPLQRIWRDSEVASRHAVINPAISSEVYGRALLGITDGVTALV; from the coding sequence GTGCTGGCCCCGTCCGCGGAGGCGGTGCGGGTTGACGGCGGCTACCGCGTGACCGGCTCGTGGGGGTGGGCGTCGGGGTGCCTGCACTCCCAGTGGGCGGTCGTCGGCTTCCCCGTCCCGGACGAGCGCGGCGAGGTCGTCGACCAGGGACTGGCCCTGGTCCCGATGTTGGACCTGTCGATCGAGGACACGTGGTTCGTGGCCGGGATGCGCGGCACCGGTTCGAACACCCTGGTCGCCCAGGACGTGTTCGTCCCCGAACACCGGGTGATCTCCGTGCCGGCGGCGATCGGGGGCCGCTACGGCACCGAGCACACCGACGAGGCCCTCTACCGCAGCGCGTTCATCCCGGTTGCCGCGCTGGTGCTCGCCGGACCGCAGCTCGGGCTGGCCCAGGCGGCCCTGGAGCTGGTGCTGGAGAAGGCGCCGAAGCGGTCGATCTCCTACACCTTCTACGACGTCCAGACCGAGGCCCCGACCGTGCAGCTGGCCGTGGCGAAGGCCGCGGCACTCGTCGACTCCGCACACCTGCACGCCTACCGGGCGGCCGCGGACATCGACCAGGCCGCGGCGGACGGGGTGTACCCGGACTACGCCGCCCGCGCCCGCGTCCGCATGGACACCGGCTGGGCGATCGAGCAGGCCCGCGAGGCGGTCCGGGTGCTCGTCTCCGCGCACGGGGCCTCGAGCTTCGCCGAGTCCAGCCCCCTGCAGCGAATCTGGCGCGACTCCGAGGTCGCCAGCCGGCACGCGGTGATCAACCCGGCGATCTCGTCGGAGGTCTACGGCCGGGCGCTGCTAGGCATCACCGACGGCGTCACCGCGCTCGTCTGA